Proteins encoded in a region of the Magallana gigas chromosome 8, xbMagGiga1.1, whole genome shotgun sequence genome:
- the LOC136270754 gene encoding uncharacterized protein isoform X2, translating into MNLNNGKKKMKEKLFNARLYLKTDYKLHIKREDECAFHCLQYALSDPKSSLLGVTCDHEHNQNCSRCYIFGEAVTEIREVIIKTPSEEQEVFLQDLEMSITQVEDWRSHIVRTVNQDDGRIDVLHDLKNNEVLVILDWAMKNLPQMYREKMKDFFGQKGVHWHVCVAVFKDQNGSLVHKTFTHIMDYVKQDFFAVLSLLEHTLVTIKQHMPNITEAYLRSDNAGCYHCGQIWLSIPSLSERTGITVKRYDYSEAQSGKSYCDAKIAHMRSKMRIFSSEGHNICTATQMKEAIDSGAEVKGTCIAVVDVDVTKQEVTKHSWKGVSFISNIEFTSTGIKTWRAYGIGEGCFKDTESLQKLGQTQSATCLKIISDFNYPENHGKIHLKTPNTDDESGSHDRSDSISNDEEECENEPTGMNSKLFFCPEYGCVKSYQTFGKLNEHLLIGNHVFKKLSESSSDKTKKLWAETCNSVLTTTRPRVEHEPEASDSVDLPV; encoded by the exons ATGAACCTcaacaatggaaaaaaaaaaatgaaggagAAGCTGTTTAATGCACGACTGTACTTGAAGACTGACTACAAACTTCACATCAAGCGAGAGGATGAATGTGCTTTCCACTGCTTACAGTATGCACTGAGTGACCCCAAATCAAGCCTTCTTGGTGTTACATGTGATCATGAACATAACCAAAACTGCAGCAGATGTTATATATTTGGTGAGGCTGTGACAGAAATCCGTGAGGTCATCATAAAGACTCCATCAGAAGAGCAAGAGGTATTTTTGCAAGATTTAGAAATGTCCATTACCCAAGTAGAAGACTGGAGATCTCATATTGTAAGAACCGTGAATCAGGATGATGGAAGAATAGACGTTCTGCATGACCTGAAGAACAACGAAGTCCTAGTGATTTTAGACTGGGCAATGAAGAACTTGCCACAGATGTACCGGGAGAAAATGAAAGACTTCTTTGGTCAGAAAGGTGTACACTGGCATGTATGTGTTGCAGTTTTCAAGGATCAAAATGGAAGTTTGGTG CACAAGACATTTACTCACATAATGGATTATGTGAAACAGGACTTCTTTGCTGTTCTTTCATTACTAGAACATACACTAGTAACCATTAAACAACATATGCCAAACATTACAGAAGCTTACCTGAGATCAGACAATGCTGGGTGCTACCATTGTGGGCAGATATGGCTCTCCATACCATCATTGTCAGAGAGAACAG gtATTACTGTGAAGCGTTATGACTACAGTGAAGCACAGAGTGGAAAGAGTTACTGCGATGCTAAAATTGCTCATATGAGGTCAAAGATGAGGATATTTTCTTCAGAAGGTCACAATATATGTACAGCAACCCAAATGAAGGAAGCAATTGATAGTGGAGCAGAAGTAAAGGGAACTTGCATTGCTGTTGTTGATGTTGATGTCACCAAACAAGAAGTCACAAAACATTCATGGAAGGGAGTGAGCTTCATATCGAACATAGAGTTCACATCAACAGGAATTAAGACATGGAGGGCCTACGGAATTGGAGAGGGGTGCTTTAAGGACACAGAGAGTCTTCAGAAACTAGGACAAACCCAGTCGGCTACCTGTCTGAAAATCATCAGCGACTTTAACTATCCTGAGAACCATGGTAAAATTCATCTCAAGACACCAAATACAGATGATGAATCAGGATCACATGATCGGTCTGATAGCATATCAAATGACGAGGAGGAGTGCGAGAACGAACCTACTGGAATGAACTCTAAATTGTTCTTTTGTCCTGAATATGGATGTGTGAAGTCATATCAGACTTTTGGTAAACTTAATGAGCATCTGCTCATTGGGAATCATGTGTTCAAAAAATTGTCAGAATCTTCAAGtgataaaacaaagaaactatGGGCAGAAACGTGCAACAGTGTGCTGACAACTACTCGTCCTAGAGTTGAACATGAACCAGAGGCTTCAGACAGTGTGGATTTGCCAGTTTGA
- the LOC136270754 gene encoding uncharacterized protein isoform X1: protein MHRGINMADSIERCSISVYSSTCCDFSPLHPSETNLTRLKDCKRGIVSHLIKNGVRSGVKGEADVFSEADLICKRVGLFTVEETFTVCPYHRDFLGIHWRPKTSCQYPNHKGTAKPYRSFNSRMCKRMISEFGILVPVGSGICRKCHGDYLNFPSSIGEVEVPIEDNREHTTDSLKNQKSSCTDAPLNETNDEAWTCRLRTRQTDTSIYEDLVPSDSQSSAVCSQSSNWSQEEEALPLQEIQLADVNAAINIISQGQISPLRSRLGTDLVDVKERTLRYYKRKAEETCTALLDAIAPHQGQRLKRIVLPSSESSDDDLFNVVGEMYHNIKDANLKCQLLSLIVHRCSYAELLTKFPEITKHQIDKARRHAFVYGPGSDVQLKASSQHRERINYAKLQHAVEFFSDPSFNEISSYTTRNLKLDSGNTLLIPDIVRTMIHSNLIKLYNAYCTSINFEPLSESTLYEVLNACSASKRKCLKGLDNIAVDGSSAFDSLSSLVDKLDEPQQWKKKNEGEAV, encoded by the exons ATGCATCGGGGCATCAATATGGCAGACTCCATTGAAAGATGCTCTATTAGTGTTTATTCCTCAACCTGTTGTGATTTTTCACCTCTTCATCCATCAGAAACAAATTTGACTAGATTAAAAGACTGCAAGAGAGGTATTGTTTCACATCTAATCAAAAATGGAGTTCGATCTGGTGTAAAAGGAGAGGCTGATGTGTTCAGTGAAGCAGATCTAATTTGCAAGCGGGTGGGACTCTTCACTGTCGAGGAAACATTCACAGTTTGTCCCTATCACAGAGATTTTCTAGGTATTCACTGGCGTCCCAAGACCTCTTGTCAGTATCCTAACCATAAGGGAACTGCCAAACCATATCGGAGTTTTAACTCTCGCATGTGTAAGCGGATGATTTCTGAGTTTGGAATTTTAGTGCCAGTCGGTTCTG GAATATGCAGAAAATGCCATGGAGATTACTTGAATTTTCCATCATCAATAGGAGAG GTTGAAGTTCCCATAGAAGACAACAGAGAACATACAACAGACTCTCTCAAAAACCAGAAGTCTTCATGTACTGATGCT ccTTTGAATGAAACAAATGATGAAGCATGGACTTGCAGACTCCGTACAAGACAGACAGATACTTCCATTTATGAAGACTTAGTACCG AGTGATAGTCAAAGCAGCGCAGTTTGCAGCCAAAGTTCTAACTGGAGTCAGGAAGAGGAGGCACTTCCCCTTCAAGAAATTCAGTTGGCTGATGTTAATGCAGCCATCAACATCATAAGCCAAGGTCAAATTAGTCCTCTTCGCTCAAGACTAGGCACAGACTTGGTGGATGTTAAAGAACGAACTTTAAG GTACTACAAAAGGAAAGCAGAAGAGACTTGTACAGCTCTGTTAGATGCGATTGCTCCTCATCAAGGACAAAGACTTAAGAGAATAGTTTTACCAAGTTCAGAATCTTCTGATGATGACCTTTTCAATGTTGTTGGTGAAATGTACCACAATATCAAAGATGCAAATTTGAAATGTCAACTTTTGTCCCTGATAGTACACAGGTGTTCTTACGCTGAACTATTGACAAAATTTCCAGAGATTACAAAACATCAGATAGACAAAGCTAGAAGACATGCTTTTGTATATGGTCCTGGATCAGATGTTCAACTAAAAGCATCTTCTCAACACAGAGAGAGAATCAATTATGCTAAGTTACAACATGCGGTTGAATTTTTCAGTGACCCATCATTCAACGAGATTTCATCATACACTACAAGGAACCTAAAGCTAGATTCTGGAAACACTTTACTAATTCCTGATATAGTTAGGACTATGATCCATTCAAATTTGATCAAACTTTACAATGCTTATTGCACTAGTATCAACTTTGAGCCTCTAAGTGAGTCGACTCTATATGAAGTGCTAAATGCATGCAGTGCCTCAAAACGGAAGTGCCTGAAAGGACTTGATAACATTGCAGTTGATGGTTCGTCAGCTTTTGACAGTCTGAGCAGCTTAGTAGATAAGCTTGATGAACCTcaacaatggaaaaaaaaaaatgaaggagAAGCTGTTTAA